Proteins encoded within one genomic window of Misgurnus anguillicaudatus chromosome 18, ASM2758022v2, whole genome shotgun sequence:
- the cdca4 gene encoding cell division cycle-associated protein 4 isoform X3, producing the protein MFSKGTKRKFSDGGEEISEETLIGARMASSYSLQRQSLLDMSLIKLQLCHMLVEPNLCRSVLIANTVRQIQEEMTHDGSWQVVTEAFCSAGQSPSERLVATEVLCRSREPDAEPKLLSVITYEGCREEEVVSDETLCSVSVSDAVSNVCLAGSIGQCWEKSELVDVEGDEEDLEDSRLGSGDDEEIDTEDEASRKGTKTIGQVFGTFEIKNSSSGPDSALEELFSDVDTSYYDLDTMLTGMQSAPKTGPYDLLDSLAPSHGPPSIVSAPNCRSDLNELDHIMEIIVGS; encoded by the coding sequence ATGTTCTCCAAGGGCACCAAGCGTAAGTTTTCTGATGGTGGTGAAGAGATATCAGAAGAAACCCTTATCGGAGCCAGGATGGCATCTTCATACAGCTTGCAACGGCAGTCGCTCCTGGACATGTCCCTCATCAAACTACAGCTATGCCACATGCTGGTGGAGCCCAACCTCTGTCGATCGGTTCTCATTGCCAACACGGTTAGGCAGATTCAGGAGGAGATGACTCACGATGGCAGCTGGCAGGTGGTCACCGAAGCATTCTGCAGTGCAGGCCAGAGCCCATCTGAGCGCTTAGTGGCCACTGAAGTCCTCTGCCGGTCACGGGAGCCGGATGCAGAGCCTAAGCTTTTATCCGTCATCACCTATGAAGGTTGCAGAGAAGAGGAGGTGGTATCTGACGAGACATTGTGCTCCGTTTCAGTTAGCGACGCTGTCTCGAACGTGTGTCTGGCAGGAAGTATAGGCCAGTGCTGGGAGAAAAGTGAGCTCGTTGATGTGGAGGGGGACGAAGAGGACCTTGAAGACTCCAGGCTAGGCTCAGGAGACGATGAAGAAATAGATACAGAAGATGAGGCTTCCAGGAAGGGTACAAAGACCATAGGACAAGTTTTTggaacatttgaaataaaaaacagctCATCGGGTCCTGACTCTGCACTTGAGGAGTTATTCTCAGATGTGGACACATCCTATTATGATCTGGACACCATGCTTACAGGCATGCAGAGTGCGCCCAAGACGGGTCCTTATGACCTCCTCGACAGCTTGGCACCTTCACACGGTCCCCCTTCTATAGTGTCTGCCCCAAATTGTCGCTCTGATCTCAATGAACTTGATCACATCATGGAAATCATTGTGGGCTCTTAG
- the LOC129430151 gene encoding leukocyte elastase inhibitor, which produces MDNLTSANSVFALDLYRALSSCSADGNMFFSPLSISAALSMVHLGSRGDTAKEIETVLSFTSVPDVHSHFESLTSAINNPSASYILRLANRIYGEKTFSFLPEYLDSTLKLYHAELQPVDFIGASEQSRQIINKWVEKQTENKIKDLLKPGMLTEMTRLALVNAIYFKGNWLHKFDPQKTKEMPFKINKNLCKPVEMMYQKKKFPFIDIPEEKLHVLELPYVQSELSMLVLLPDESQDGSDPLLKLESELTIDKLLDWTKSDNMIKWLNITVGFPKFKLEIESSLEEILAGMGMSSVFQGAKADLTGMSSQGGLFLSSVTHKAFVEVNEEGTEAAAATVGRMLCGSSREPKRFIADHPFLFFIRHNPTNSILFLGRFRGPS; this is translated from the exons ATGGATAATCTAACTAGTGCTAACAGTGTTTTCGCTCTGGATCTCTATCGTGCTTTGAGCTCGTGCAGTGCGGATGGAAACATGTTCTTCTCTCCACTGAGCATCAGTGCTGCTCTCAGTATGGTTCACTTGGGATCCCGAGGAGACACCGCCAAAGAAATAGAGACG GTTTTGTCCTTCACTTCTGTCCCTGATGTTCACTCCCATTTCGAGTCCCTCACCTCAGCTATCAATAATCCATCAGCTTCTTACATACTCAGATTGGCCAACCGCATCTATGGAGAGAAAACCTTCAGCTTCCTACCT GAGTATTTGGACTCCACCCTGAAGCTGTACCACGCTGAACTTCAGCCAGTGGACTTCATTGGAGCATCTGAGCAGTCTAGACAGATCATCAACAAGTGGGTGGAGAAGCAGACAGAGA ATAAAATCAAAGATCTTCTCAAGCCTGGTATGCTAACAGAAATGACCCGACTGGCTTTGGTTAATGCCATCTACTTTAAAGGGAACTGGTTGCACAAATTTGATCCTCAAAAGACTAAAGAAAtgccatttaaaataaataag AATCTGTGCAAGCCTGTAGAAATGATGTACCAGAAGAAAAAGTTTCCCTTTATAGACATACCTGAAGAAAAACTGCATGTTCTGGAGCTACCATATGTGCAAAGTGAACTCAGTATGTTGGTCCTTCTTCCTGATGAAAGTCAGGATGGCTCAGACCCTCTTCTGAAG CTGGAGAGCGAGTTGACCATTGACAAGCTGCTTGATTGGACAAAAAGTGACAACATGATAAAATGGTTGAATATCACTGTCGGTTTTCCAAAGTTCAAGCTGGAGATTGAGAGCTCCCTGGAAGAAATACTGGCAGGGATGGGTATGAGTTCTGTGTTTCAGGGGGCGAAGGCTGATCTAACAGGCATGAGCAGTCAGGGTGGCCTGTTTCTTTCATCTGTGACCCACAAGGCCTTTGTTGAAGTCAACGAGGAAGGCACTGAAGCAGCAGCCGCAACTGTAGGACGAATGCTTTGCGGTTCTTCACGTGAACCAAAACGTTTTATAGCAGATCACCCTTTCCTGTTCTTCATCAGACATAACCCCACTAACAGCATTCTCTTCCTTGGCAGATTCAGAGGCCCATCTTGA
- the LOC129430077 gene encoding uncharacterized protein isoform X2: MAEALFGEHERYSCAICLDLLNDPVTIACGHSYCMSCIDEFWNTNYTGAFSCPQCRQTFSTRPHLKRSTMLADIMERLRETQLNVSEFTQSIAGPGDIACDFCDGRKFQAVKSCLECQCSFCEEHLQPHNNVPALKKHKLVKATIIATCSKHDKLLEVYCRTDQKCVCMHCLLDDHKGHDTVPSAVERNEKQIKLTDNQKKVRQRIHAKEKELQRMTMQITSHSYSAKKAVEDSKKAFAELARLIETKSTEMTKKIEAQEKADQDQGAELQAKLDVEITELKKRDELLETYLQTDDSIQFLQNFQSASSTSEPDDFPRLTFKPCCSYTDISKLACELKDRLETVFNEEISKTLKKVSDLATLKNTQVCINIGDRVRVKASVHTPKHDWGNVTHKSEGVVQDIKDDENLLIDFPGHSGWKGLLSEIELVTDDHSTFKIGSKVRVKASVESPEYGWGDVTKNSVGTVKAIDSDELTVDFPEHSGWTGILSEMELIPTDDTDHCSFKTGSRVRVKASVESPEYGWGDVTKNSVGIVKAMDGDELTVDFPEHSGWTGMLSEMELV; the protein is encoded by the exons ATGGCAGAGGCTTTATTCGGAGAACACGAGCGATACAGCTGCGCGATATGTTTGGATCTGCTGAACGATCCCGTGACAATCGCCTGtggacacagttactgtatgagCTGTATCGATGAGTTCTGGAATACTAATTACACAGGGGCCTTTAGCTGTCCTCAATGCAGGCAGACCTTCAGCACGAGACCTCATCTCAAACGAAGTACTATGCTTGCTGACATAATGGAGAGATTAAGAGAGACACAACTTAATGTGTCAGAATTTACTCAAAGTATTGCTGGACCTGGAGATATTGCATGTGATTTCTGCGATGGAAGAAAGTTCCAAGCTGTCAAATCCTGTCTAGAGTGTCAATGCTCTTTCTGTGAAGAACATTTACAACCTCACAATAACGTTCCTGCGCTGAAGAAACACAAGCTGGTCAAAGCTACTATCATAGCAACTTGCTCCAAACACGACAAGCTATTAGAAGTTTACTGCCGGACAGACCAGAAATGCGTGTGCATGCACTGTTTGTTGGATGACCACAAAGGCCATGATACGGTGCCGTCTGCAGTAGAGCGAAATGAGAAACAG ATAAAACTTACAGACAATCAAAAGAAAGTCAGGCAGAGAATCCATGCAAAGGAGAAAGAGCTGCAGAGGATGACAATGCAGATCACATCCCATTCA TATTCTGCAAAGAAGGCGGTGGAGGACAGTAAAAAAGCCTTCGCTGAGTTAGCCCGCCTTATTGAGACGAAAAGCACAGAGATGACTAAAAAGATTGAAGCTCAGGAAAAGGCTGATCAGGATCAAGGTGCAGAACTACAAGCGAAATTGGATGTGGAAATCACTGAACTGAAGAAAAGGGATGAACTTCTAGAGACGTATTTACAGACAGACGACAGCATCCAGTTTCTTCAG AATTTTCAGTCTGCATCCTCTACTTCCGAGCCTGATGATTTCCCCAGACTCACTTTTAAACCATGCTGCTCTTATACGGACATAAGCAAACTTGCCTGTGAGCTTAAAGACCGATTGGAGACCGTTTTCAACGAGGAAAtaagcaaaacattaaaaaaag TTTCAGACCTTGCCACACTCAAGAATACTCAAGTCTGCATCAATATTGGAGACAGAGTGAGAGTTAAAGCTTCTGTTCACACCCCAAAACATGACTGGGGAAATGTCACACATAAGAGTGAGGGTGTCGTACAAG ATATTAAAGATGATGAAAACTTGCTCATCGATTTCCCTGGACATTCAGGCTGGAAAGGACTTTTATCAGAAATCGAGCTAGTAACTGATG ATCATTCCACATTCAAAATTGGATCAAAGGTGCGTGTGAAAGCCTCGGTTGAGTCTCCAGAATATGGCTGGGGAGATGTCACCAAGAATAGCGTCGGAACTGTGAAAG CTATAGATAGTGATGAGTTGACTGTGGATTTCCCTGAGCATTCGGGTTGGACTGGCATTCTCTCTGAGATGGAGCTTATACCTACCGATGACACAG aCCATTGCAGTTTCAAAACTGGATCAAGAGTTCGTGTAAAAGCCTCAGTTGAGTCTCCAGAATATGGCTGGGGAGATGTCACCAAGAATAGCGTTGGAATTGTAAAAG CTATGGACGGTGATGAACTGACTGTGGATTTTCCTGAGCATTCAGGCTGGACTGGCATGCTGTCTGAGATGGAGCTTGTATGA
- the cdca4 gene encoding cell division cycle-associated protein 4 isoform X1: MIHSLWMNDQMLFSCSGCVSACTLVSFSTVLGCHPCFRVNMFSKGTKRKFSDGGEEISEETLIGARMASSYSLQRQSLLDMSLIKLQLCHMLVEPNLCRSVLIANTVRQIQEEMTHDGSWQVVTEAFCSAGQSPSERLVATEVLCRSREPDAEPKLLSVITYEGCREEEVVSDETLCSVSVSDAVSNVCLAGSIGQCWEKSELVDVEGDEEDLEDSRLGSGDDEEIDTEDEASRKGTKTIGQVFGTFEIKNSSSGPDSALEELFSDVDTSYYDLDTMLTGMQSAPKTGPYDLLDSLAPSHGPPSIVSAPNCRSDLNELDHIMEIIVGS, translated from the exons ATGATACATTCACTGTGGATGAATGACCAAATGCT TTTTAGTTGCAGTGGATGCGTGTCAGCTTGCACTCTGGTCTCTTTTTCAACAGTGCTGGGATGTCACCCATGCTTCAG GGTAAACATGTTCTCCAAGGGCACCAAGCGTAAGTTTTCTGATGGTGGTGAAGAGATATCAGAAGAAACCCTTATCGGAGCCAGGATGGCATCTTCATACAGCTTGCAACGGCAGTCGCTCCTGGACATGTCCCTCATCAAACTACAGCTATGCCACATGCTGGTGGAGCCCAACCTCTGTCGATCGGTTCTCATTGCCAACACGGTTAGGCAGATTCAGGAGGAGATGACTCACGATGGCAGCTGGCAGGTGGTCACCGAAGCATTCTGCAGTGCAGGCCAGAGCCCATCTGAGCGCTTAGTGGCCACTGAAGTCCTCTGCCGGTCACGGGAGCCGGATGCAGAGCCTAAGCTTTTATCCGTCATCACCTATGAAGGTTGCAGAGAAGAGGAGGTGGTATCTGACGAGACATTGTGCTCCGTTTCAGTTAGCGACGCTGTCTCGAACGTGTGTCTGGCAGGAAGTATAGGCCAGTGCTGGGAGAAAAGTGAGCTCGTTGATGTGGAGGGGGACGAAGAGGACCTTGAAGACTCCAGGCTAGGCTCAGGAGACGATGAAGAAATAGATACAGAAGATGAGGCTTCCAGGAAGGGTACAAAGACCATAGGACAAGTTTTTggaacatttgaaataaaaaacagctCATCGGGTCCTGACTCTGCACTTGAGGAGTTATTCTCAGATGTGGACACATCCTATTATGATCTGGACACCATGCTTACAGGCATGCAGAGTGCGCCCAAGACGGGTCCTTATGACCTCCTCGACAGCTTGGCACCTTCACACGGTCCCCCTTCTATAGTGTCTGCCCCAAATTGTCGCTCTGATCTCAATGAACTTGATCACATCATGGAAATCATTGTGGGCTCTTAG
- the LOC129430080 gene encoding cell division cycle-associated protein 4 translates to MGQRDFTSFEASMKRRNRIPAVSMCRLDVESAVVKKEVEPVGGDGALSSSRYVLGRGVKRKLSTCEDIAQDLPYPQQRQLVLDLCLDKLQSCQQRAEPSLHRSVLLANTLRQIQQEMRQEGETCLPPAPLTPTLPHASTPRHLPDCPPVPLNCPLPGAISLTTSEDDEVRLGGAEHESLLTGEEGARSSDLLFGSFEITNSTSYLTDLALDDIFEDIDTSMYDSSDITVLSCPAQRSGGVDDGLKNLSNCTSNSSLHLCLSDLNDLDHIMEILVRS, encoded by the exons ATGGGTCAAAGGGATTTCACTTCGTTCGAGGCTTCCATGAAAAGAAGAAACAGAATTCCCGCTGTCTCTATGTGTCGACTGGATGTGGAGTCCGCTGTTGTGAAGAAGGAAGTTGAGCCCGTCGGAGGAGATGGTGCCCTTTCTTCGTCAAG GTACGTGTTGGGCCGTGGGGTGAAGCGTAAGCTGAGTACATGTGAGGACATTGCCCAGGACTTGCCGTATCCTCAGCAGAGGCAGCTGGTGCTGGACTTGTGTCTGGACAAGCTACAAAGCTGCCAGCAGCGAGCAGAACCCAGCCTCCATCGTTCAGTTCTGCTGGCCAACACTCTCCGTCAGATTCAGCAGGAGATGAGACAGGAAGGAGAAACATGTTTGCCGCCAGCCCCACTCACCCCAACGCTCCCTCACGCCTCAACCCCACGTCATTTACCTGACTGTCCACCCGTGCCCTTAAACTGTCCTCTACCTGGAGCGATATCACTGACAACATCAGAGGATGATGAGGTCCGGTTGGGTGGTGCAGAACACGAGAGCCTTTTAACAGGGGAGGAGGGCGCAAGGTCGTCAGATTTGCTCTTCGGCTCGTTTGAGATTACGAATTCGACCAGCTACTTGACTGACTTGGCACTGGACGACATCTTTGAGGACATCGACACGTCAATGTACGACTCCTCTGACATTACTGTTCTGTCGTGTCCTGCACAAAGAAGTGGCGGAGTGGACGATGGCCTCAAGAACCTTTCAAACTGCACCTCCAACAGCAGCCTGCATCTCTGTCTCTCAGACCTCAATGACCTGGACCACATCATGGAGATCCTGGTGCGCTCCTGA
- the cdca4 gene encoding cell division cycle-associated protein 4 isoform X2 — MTKCLLGCHPCFRVNMFSKGTKRKFSDGGEEISEETLIGARMASSYSLQRQSLLDMSLIKLQLCHMLVEPNLCRSVLIANTVRQIQEEMTHDGSWQVVTEAFCSAGQSPSERLVATEVLCRSREPDAEPKLLSVITYEGCREEEVVSDETLCSVSVSDAVSNVCLAGSIGQCWEKSELVDVEGDEEDLEDSRLGSGDDEEIDTEDEASRKGTKTIGQVFGTFEIKNSSSGPDSALEELFSDVDTSYYDLDTMLTGMQSAPKTGPYDLLDSLAPSHGPPSIVSAPNCRSDLNELDHIMEIIVGS, encoded by the exons ATGACCAAATGCT TGCTGGGATGTCACCCATGCTTCAG GGTAAACATGTTCTCCAAGGGCACCAAGCGTAAGTTTTCTGATGGTGGTGAAGAGATATCAGAAGAAACCCTTATCGGAGCCAGGATGGCATCTTCATACAGCTTGCAACGGCAGTCGCTCCTGGACATGTCCCTCATCAAACTACAGCTATGCCACATGCTGGTGGAGCCCAACCTCTGTCGATCGGTTCTCATTGCCAACACGGTTAGGCAGATTCAGGAGGAGATGACTCACGATGGCAGCTGGCAGGTGGTCACCGAAGCATTCTGCAGTGCAGGCCAGAGCCCATCTGAGCGCTTAGTGGCCACTGAAGTCCTCTGCCGGTCACGGGAGCCGGATGCAGAGCCTAAGCTTTTATCCGTCATCACCTATGAAGGTTGCAGAGAAGAGGAGGTGGTATCTGACGAGACATTGTGCTCCGTTTCAGTTAGCGACGCTGTCTCGAACGTGTGTCTGGCAGGAAGTATAGGCCAGTGCTGGGAGAAAAGTGAGCTCGTTGATGTGGAGGGGGACGAAGAGGACCTTGAAGACTCCAGGCTAGGCTCAGGAGACGATGAAGAAATAGATACAGAAGATGAGGCTTCCAGGAAGGGTACAAAGACCATAGGACAAGTTTTTggaacatttgaaataaaaaacagctCATCGGGTCCTGACTCTGCACTTGAGGAGTTATTCTCAGATGTGGACACATCCTATTATGATCTGGACACCATGCTTACAGGCATGCAGAGTGCGCCCAAGACGGGTCCTTATGACCTCCTCGACAGCTTGGCACCTTCACACGGTCCCCCTTCTATAGTGTCTGCCCCAAATTGTCGCTCTGATCTCAATGAACTTGATCACATCATGGAAATCATTGTGGGCTCTTAG
- the LOC129430077 gene encoding uncharacterized protein isoform X1 has protein sequence MEISQHNFYPTQFSIKQQFREMAEALFGEHERYSCAICLDLLNDPVTIACGHSYCMSCIDEFWNTNYTGAFSCPQCRQTFSTRPHLKRSTMLADIMERLRETQLNVSEFTQSIAGPGDIACDFCDGRKFQAVKSCLECQCSFCEEHLQPHNNVPALKKHKLVKATIIATCSKHDKLLEVYCRTDQKCVCMHCLLDDHKGHDTVPSAVERNEKQIKLTDNQKKVRQRIHAKEKELQRMTMQITSHSYSAKKAVEDSKKAFAELARLIETKSTEMTKKIEAQEKADQDQGAELQAKLDVEITELKKRDELLETYLQTDDSIQFLQNFQSASSTSEPDDFPRLTFKPCCSYTDISKLACELKDRLETVFNEEISKTLKKVSDLATLKNTQVCINIGDRVRVKASVHTPKHDWGNVTHKSEGVVQDIKDDENLLIDFPGHSGWKGLLSEIELVTDDHSTFKIGSKVRVKASVESPEYGWGDVTKNSVGTVKAIDSDELTVDFPEHSGWTGILSEMELIPTDDTDHCSFKTGSRVRVKASVESPEYGWGDVTKNSVGIVKAMDGDELTVDFPEHSGWTGMLSEMELV, from the exons atgGAG ATTTCACAACACAACTTCTATCCGACACAGTTTTCGATAAAACAGCAGTTTCGTGAAATGGCAGAGGCTTTATTCGGAGAACACGAGCGATACAGCTGCGCGATATGTTTGGATCTGCTGAACGATCCCGTGACAATCGCCTGtggacacagttactgtatgagCTGTATCGATGAGTTCTGGAATACTAATTACACAGGGGCCTTTAGCTGTCCTCAATGCAGGCAGACCTTCAGCACGAGACCTCATCTCAAACGAAGTACTATGCTTGCTGACATAATGGAGAGATTAAGAGAGACACAACTTAATGTGTCAGAATTTACTCAAAGTATTGCTGGACCTGGAGATATTGCATGTGATTTCTGCGATGGAAGAAAGTTCCAAGCTGTCAAATCCTGTCTAGAGTGTCAATGCTCTTTCTGTGAAGAACATTTACAACCTCACAATAACGTTCCTGCGCTGAAGAAACACAAGCTGGTCAAAGCTACTATCATAGCAACTTGCTCCAAACACGACAAGCTATTAGAAGTTTACTGCCGGACAGACCAGAAATGCGTGTGCATGCACTGTTTGTTGGATGACCACAAAGGCCATGATACGGTGCCGTCTGCAGTAGAGCGAAATGAGAAACAG ATAAAACTTACAGACAATCAAAAGAAAGTCAGGCAGAGAATCCATGCAAAGGAGAAAGAGCTGCAGAGGATGACAATGCAGATCACATCCCATTCA TATTCTGCAAAGAAGGCGGTGGAGGACAGTAAAAAAGCCTTCGCTGAGTTAGCCCGCCTTATTGAGACGAAAAGCACAGAGATGACTAAAAAGATTGAAGCTCAGGAAAAGGCTGATCAGGATCAAGGTGCAGAACTACAAGCGAAATTGGATGTGGAAATCACTGAACTGAAGAAAAGGGATGAACTTCTAGAGACGTATTTACAGACAGACGACAGCATCCAGTTTCTTCAG AATTTTCAGTCTGCATCCTCTACTTCCGAGCCTGATGATTTCCCCAGACTCACTTTTAAACCATGCTGCTCTTATACGGACATAAGCAAACTTGCCTGTGAGCTTAAAGACCGATTGGAGACCGTTTTCAACGAGGAAAtaagcaaaacattaaaaaaag TTTCAGACCTTGCCACACTCAAGAATACTCAAGTCTGCATCAATATTGGAGACAGAGTGAGAGTTAAAGCTTCTGTTCACACCCCAAAACATGACTGGGGAAATGTCACACATAAGAGTGAGGGTGTCGTACAAG ATATTAAAGATGATGAAAACTTGCTCATCGATTTCCCTGGACATTCAGGCTGGAAAGGACTTTTATCAGAAATCGAGCTAGTAACTGATG ATCATTCCACATTCAAAATTGGATCAAAGGTGCGTGTGAAAGCCTCGGTTGAGTCTCCAGAATATGGCTGGGGAGATGTCACCAAGAATAGCGTCGGAACTGTGAAAG CTATAGATAGTGATGAGTTGACTGTGGATTTCCCTGAGCATTCGGGTTGGACTGGCATTCTCTCTGAGATGGAGCTTATACCTACCGATGACACAG aCCATTGCAGTTTCAAAACTGGATCAAGAGTTCGTGTAAAAGCCTCAGTTGAGTCTCCAGAATATGGCTGGGGAGATGTCACCAAGAATAGCGTTGGAATTGTAAAAG CTATGGACGGTGATGAACTGACTGTGGATTTTCCTGAGCATTCAGGCTGGACTGGCATGCTGTCTGAGATGGAGCTTGTATGA